From a single Nostoc sp. MS1 genomic region:
- the lgt gene encoding prolipoprotein diacylglyceryl transferase yields the protein MTLDIFSLPMAFLFTSPGPVVVEIGPITIRWYGLLIASAVLMGVSLSQYLAKRRNVNPDLLSDLSIWLVIGAIPAARIYYVLFQWSEYAQHPDRIIAIWQGGIAIHGAIIGGTLAALIFAKLKRVSFWQLADLVAPSLILGQAIGRWGNFFNSEAFGRPTNLPWKLYIPIERRPPDFANFEYFHPTFLYESIWDLMVFALLITLFFRSLAGKPRLRVGTLIMVYLASYSLGRLWIEGLRTDSLMLGPLRIAQIVSLTGITLGLTGLAWLYIRKRSLPDVVSPAKDSGE from the coding sequence ATGACACTGGATATTTTTAGTTTACCTATGGCATTTTTGTTTACTTCTCCAGGCCCAGTTGTGGTGGAAATAGGCCCTATTACTATTCGTTGGTATGGCTTATTGATTGCTTCGGCTGTGCTAATGGGTGTTAGCCTTTCCCAATACTTAGCAAAGCGCCGCAACGTTAATCCAGATTTACTTAGTGATTTGTCGATTTGGCTGGTAATTGGGGCGATACCAGCAGCACGAATTTATTATGTCTTGTTTCAGTGGTCAGAGTATGCCCAGCATCCAGACAGGATTATTGCCATTTGGCAAGGGGGAATTGCGATTCACGGCGCTATTATTGGCGGAACTTTAGCAGCATTAATTTTTGCAAAACTCAAGCGAGTCTCTTTTTGGCAATTAGCGGATTTAGTAGCTCCTTCACTGATTTTAGGGCAAGCGATCGGGCGTTGGGGCAATTTCTTTAACTCAGAAGCTTTTGGTCGTCCTACAAATTTACCTTGGAAGCTATACATTCCCATAGAACGCCGTCCGCCAGACTTTGCAAATTTTGAATACTTTCATCCCACATTCCTTTATGAATCTATCTGGGATTTAATGGTATTCGCTTTATTAATAACTTTATTTTTTCGTAGTTTAGCCGGGAAACCACGCCTGCGAGTAGGTACGTTAATTATGGTTTACCTAGCCAGCTACAGTTTAGGACGTTTATGGATTGAAGGTCTTCGCACCGATAGCTTAATGCTAGGCCCATTGCGAATAGCACAAATTGTCAGCCTCACAGGCATTACTTTAGGACTAACCGGATTAGCTTGGCTTTACATTCGCAAACGCTCTTTACCTGATGTTGTTTCTCCCGCAAAGGATAGCGGGGAGTAG
- a CDS encoding DivIVA domain-containing protein has product MLQSPLSNNESNYNGNGYAPSPEYDNGGPPGEPPRPGSVDIQQELDRLEEIILSSFRVPLTGRTLVDEEKLLEQLDFIRVALPNVFQEAAVVLQQKQEILLEAEEYGQQLVDAAQAKRAQILAESDIVRQAKQEADQLRRQVQQECEEMMQETLTEIDRKRRACQQELEEMRQTAIAQAQEIEGGADQYADHVLEGIEQDLKDMLRIITNGRQQLKSDSQAQRNSHSKKK; this is encoded by the coding sequence ATGTTACAGTCACCACTATCAAACAACGAATCTAATTACAATGGAAACGGCTACGCTCCCTCTCCAGAGTATGATAACGGAGGCCCCCCAGGAGAGCCTCCAAGACCAGGAAGTGTAGATATTCAGCAGGAACTTGACCGCTTAGAAGAAATCATTTTATCGAGCTTCCGTGTGCCTTTAACGGGACGGACTCTTGTAGATGAAGAAAAGTTATTAGAACAGCTAGATTTTATTAGAGTTGCTTTACCAAATGTTTTTCAGGAAGCAGCTGTTGTCTTACAACAGAAGCAGGAAATTTTGCTGGAAGCTGAAGAATATGGTCAGCAGCTAGTTGATGCGGCGCAAGCTAAAAGAGCGCAAATTCTCGCAGAAAGTGATATTGTCAGACAGGCAAAGCAAGAGGCTGACCAATTACGCCGACAGGTACAGCAAGAGTGTGAGGAAATGATGCAGGAAACCCTCACGGAAATTGACCGCAAACGCCGTGCTTGTCAGCAAGAGTTAGAAGAAATGCGCCAAACTGCGATCGCCCAAGCTCAAGAAATTGAAGGTGGTGCTGATCAATACGCTGATCATGTTCTGGAGGGAATTGAACAAGACCTCAAAGATATGTTAAGAATTATTACAAATGGACGGCAACAATTGAAAAGCGATAGCCAAGCACAACGTAATTCTCACTCTAAAAAGAAATAA
- a CDS encoding Ig-like domain-containing protein yields MTTKPFLQPLDRTAIALMLILSLLIGLLILQGDVVASRVRDFSWQNQQIGADDISFSVTFSRPMDIKSVEDNLKIDPPLAGKFSWAGRRMVYTLLTPAPYGTNYKVQLQGAKDRFAEQEKTKRLIQPFTSQFRTRDRVILYIGADQQEQGQLVLYNLSSEQKKVLTPKDLVVMDFEPFPNGEKILFSARAANNQDLLSAQLYTVTTGIPLKADTPTEPAGKIDLILDNKDYQNLKFDLSPDGQTIVIQRGNKNNPGDFGLWFMPTNNSGERPTPQRLKSQPGGDFMITPDSKAVAVAQGQGAAILPLQNDATKPLDFLPQFGLVQAFSKDGSKAAMVRFNTDFTKELFLVTNQGTQQSLSKTTGSILSCQFDPALPVLYCLLTQVVSKEQYIEQPYLVAIDLKTGQQKPLLVLPIEQRNVQMSLSPDGLGLLFDQVVPQTDPNPSATKTLKTDDGEAIATSNLWLMPLLPISDTAISTIRPDKLPFIGFHPRWLP; encoded by the coding sequence ATGACTACTAAACCTTTTCTCCAACCCCTAGATCGTACAGCGATCGCGCTGATGTTAATTTTGAGTTTGTTGATTGGCTTGCTCATATTACAGGGTGATGTTGTAGCCTCTCGCGTGCGTGATTTTTCTTGGCAAAATCAACAAATTGGCGCAGATGATATTTCTTTTTCCGTCACTTTTAGCCGTCCAATGGACATTAAAAGCGTAGAGGATAACTTAAAAATTGACCCACCGTTAGCTGGAAAATTCAGTTGGGCGGGGCGCAGGATGGTTTATACTTTGCTGACACCAGCCCCTTACGGCACAAATTACAAAGTACAGTTGCAGGGGGCTAAAGATAGGTTTGCCGAACAAGAAAAAACAAAAAGGCTAATTCAGCCCTTCACTAGTCAATTCCGTACACGCGATCGCGTTATTCTCTACATTGGAGCCGACCAACAAGAACAAGGGCAGTTAGTACTTTACAACTTGTCTTCCGAACAGAAAAAGGTACTTACGCCCAAAGACCTAGTAGTCATGGATTTTGAACCATTCCCTAATGGAGAAAAAATCCTATTCTCAGCTCGTGCGGCTAATAATCAAGACTTACTTTCCGCCCAATTATATACAGTCACCACAGGTATTCCGCTCAAAGCTGATACACCTACCGAACCAGCCGGGAAAATCGACCTAATTTTAGATAACAAAGATTATCAAAACCTGAAATTTGACTTATCACCCGATGGACAAACTATCGTCATTCAAAGGGGAAATAAAAATAACCCTGGTGACTTTGGGTTGTGGTTTATGCCAACCAACAACTCAGGAGAGAGACCCACTCCACAACGTCTAAAAAGCCAGCCAGGGGGTGATTTTATGATTACGCCTGATAGTAAAGCTGTAGCTGTAGCCCAAGGTCAAGGAGCAGCTATCCTACCCCTACAAAACGATGCCACCAAACCCCTAGATTTTCTCCCTCAGTTTGGGCTAGTGCAGGCATTCTCTAAAGATGGCTCTAAAGCAGCAATGGTAAGATTTAATACAGATTTTACAAAAGAGTTGTTTTTAGTAACAAACCAAGGTACTCAACAATCCTTGTCAAAAACAACAGGTTCAATTCTTAGCTGCCAATTTGATCCAGCTTTACCCGTCCTATATTGTTTGCTGACACAAGTTGTATCAAAAGAACAATATATAGAGCAGCCTTACTTAGTAGCAATTGACCTAAAAACTGGTCAGCAGAAACCCTTACTGGTGTTACCCATAGAACAGAGAAACGTACAGATGAGCTTGTCACCCGATGGCTTAGGCTTATTATTCGACCAAGTAGTTCCCCAAACCGATCCTAATCCATCTGCAACTAAAACATTAAAAACCGATGATGGAGAAGCGATCGCCACAAGTAATTTGTGGTTAATGCCCCTACTACCAATCTCCGACACCGCCATCAGTACCATCAGACCAGACAAGCTGCCATTTATTGGGTTTCATCCCCGTTGGCTACCTTAA
- the cobM gene encoding precorrin-4 C(11)-methyltransferase produces the protein MQNSLNSLQSAVYIVGAGPGDPDLLTVKAQKLLSSADVILFADSLIPEQLLQFCRKDAEIVQTANKTLEEIMPLMIARVRSQKSVVRLHSGDPSLYSAIHEQMQRLAEANIPFEIIPGISAFQAAAAKLKVELTVPGLVQTIILTRISGRTEVPANEELSSLAAHQASLCLYLSARHVENAQAKLLEHYPADTPVAICFRIGWPDEKIRVVPLQEMADCTQQENLIRTTLYVISPALSSTTGRSRLYHPEHNHLFRGARN, from the coding sequence ATGCAAAATTCTCTAAATTCTTTACAATCGGCAGTGTATATCGTGGGAGCGGGGCCTGGCGACCCCGATTTACTCACGGTTAAAGCCCAAAAACTCCTATCATCGGCAGATGTGATTTTATTCGCAGATTCGCTAATACCGGAACAACTTTTGCAGTTTTGTCGAAAAGATGCGGAAATTGTTCAGACTGCGAACAAAACTCTAGAGGAAATTATGCCTTTGATGATTGCAAGGGTGCGATCGCAAAAATCTGTAGTCCGCCTCCATTCTGGTGATCCCAGTCTCTACAGCGCCATTCATGAGCAAATGCAACGTTTGGCAGAAGCCAATATTCCTTTTGAAATCATCCCAGGTATTAGCGCTTTCCAAGCCGCAGCCGCTAAACTTAAAGTCGAATTGACTGTCCCTGGTTTAGTACAAACTATCATCCTGACACGCATTAGCGGACGAACAGAAGTACCAGCAAACGAAGAATTATCCTCTCTTGCAGCACATCAGGCTAGTTTATGCCTATATCTAAGTGCGCGTCATGTGGAAAATGCTCAAGCAAAATTACTAGAACACTATCCCGCAGATACACCAGTCGCTATTTGCTTTCGCATAGGCTGGCCTGATGAAAAAATTCGTGTGGTTCCTCTGCAAGAGATGGCAGACTGTACTCAACAAGAAAACCTGATACGCACTACATTATACGTGATTAGCCCGGCATTATCGTCAACCACTGGGCGATCGCGCTTATATCATCCTGAACATAATCATTTATTTCGCGGTGCTAGGAATTAG
- a CDS encoding phenylpyruvate tautomerase MIF-related protein, producing MPLIKVQTSVSAPEKTQVESMLKSLSAKLAKHLGKPESYVMTALEAEVPMTFAGSTEPVCYIEIKSIGTMKPDQTEAMSQDFCQQINQTLGVPENRIYIEFADAKGAMWGWNGTTFG from the coding sequence ATGCCTTTAATTAAAGTACAAACTTCTGTCTCTGCACCAGAAAAAACTCAAGTTGAGTCAATGTTAAAAAGTCTATCAGCTAAGTTAGCCAAACATCTAGGAAAACCAGAATCTTATGTAATGACGGCTTTAGAAGCAGAAGTTCCTATGACATTTGCTGGCAGTACAGAACCCGTTTGCTATATCGAAATTAAAAGCATTGGGACGATGAAACCAGACCAAACTGAAGCAATGAGTCAAGATTTTTGTCAACAAATTAATCAAACTCTAGGTGTACCAGAAAATAGAATTTACATAGAGTTTGCTGATGCTAAAGGTGCAATGTGGGGTTGGAATGGAACAACGTTTGGGTAA
- a CDS encoding ROK family protein — protein MALILALDFGGTKLAAALVKSGCREWLRYESRLSPSNADANTDLEIMRSLIASLLQGTTPTAIGVSFGGPVDATTGTVRLSHHVSGWENLPLKNLLEREFGVHTSVDNDANIAALGEYRFGAGQGYDSLFYITISTGVGGGWILNGKPWQGAGGMAGEIGHMVVDPAGPVCLCGKRGCVERLASGPYMAQNAKNILQSQQESGNILRRLVENDLNLLTGQIISQAASQGDSIAQAVLQKSAWALGVGIGNAANLINPQRFILGGSVTKAGDTWWNILQKTARETALPEVSLEIIPAALGDDAPLWGAVALAEMQSN, from the coding sequence ATGGCATTAATCTTGGCACTGGATTTTGGGGGAACGAAGTTAGCCGCAGCATTAGTAAAGTCTGGTTGTAGAGAATGGCTACGTTATGAAAGCCGACTTTCCCCAAGCAATGCAGATGCTAATACAGACTTAGAAATAATGCGATCGCTCATTGCTTCCCTACTCCAAGGTACAACACCCACAGCCATCGGTGTCAGCTTTGGTGGCCCTGTAGACGCAACCACAGGGACAGTCAGACTATCTCATCACGTTTCTGGATGGGAAAATCTTCCTTTAAAAAACTTACTAGAACGAGAGTTTGGTGTACATACCAGTGTAGATAATGATGCCAACATTGCTGCTTTGGGCGAATATCGGTTTGGGGCAGGGCAAGGATACGATAGCCTGTTTTACATTACCATCAGCACAGGTGTAGGCGGTGGTTGGATACTCAACGGTAAACCTTGGCAAGGTGCAGGTGGGATGGCTGGTGAAATCGGACATATGGTTGTAGATCCTGCTGGGCCTGTATGTTTGTGTGGTAAGCGTGGATGTGTAGAACGTTTGGCATCAGGCCCGTACATGGCACAAAATGCCAAGAATATATTACAAAGTCAACAAGAAAGCGGAAATATACTGAGAAGATTAGTAGAAAATGACCTCAATTTGCTCACAGGTCAAATAATCAGCCAAGCAGCATCACAAGGAGATAGTATAGCTCAAGCCGTATTACAAAAATCCGCTTGGGCTTTGGGTGTAGGTATCGGTAACGCTGCCAACCTCATCAACCCGCAGCGTTTCATTTTAGGTGGTAGCGTCACCAAGGCTGGCGACACTTGGTGGAATATATTACAAAAAACAGCGAGGGAAACAGCATTACCAGAAGTATCATTGGAAATCATTCCCGCCGCATTAGGTGATGATGCACCATTATGGGGTGCAGTAGCCTTAGCCGAAATGCAATCAAACTAA
- a CDS encoding aldo/keto reductase — protein sequence MVIKQRRKLGHSGLEVSPICFGGNVFGWTIDEKTSFEILDHFVEAGGNFIDTADVYSKWVPGNQGGESEIILGKWLKLRQNRHQVVIATKVGSDMGVKGKGLSRQHIFQAVEDSLQRLQTDYIDLYQSHIDDETTPLEETLETYSELIRQGKVRAIGASNYNGSRLLQALEISRQYGYPRYESLQPRYNLYDRDDYEQNLQQICQEQGIGVINYSALASGFLSGKYRSEKDLSISLRGNSVKRYLEPRGLRILEALDQVAKTYNSTPTQISLAWLIANPTITAPIVSATTIEQLNDVIKAVNLQLDQDAINILNQASSANALVS from the coding sequence ATGGTAATTAAACAAAGACGTAAACTTGGACATTCAGGACTAGAAGTATCACCAATATGTTTTGGTGGTAACGTGTTTGGTTGGACAATTGATGAAAAGACTTCATTTGAAATTTTGGATCACTTTGTAGAAGCTGGCGGTAATTTCATTGACACAGCCGATGTCTATTCTAAGTGGGTTCCCGGAAATCAAGGTGGAGAATCTGAGATAATTTTAGGAAAATGGCTCAAACTACGCCAAAATCGTCACCAAGTAGTCATTGCAACTAAGGTTGGTAGCGATATGGGGGTTAAAGGCAAAGGACTTTCTCGCCAGCACATTTTCCAAGCTGTTGAAGACTCTTTGCAACGGTTACAGACAGATTATATCGACCTATATCAATCCCACATCGACGATGAAACTACCCCATTAGAAGAAACTCTAGAAACTTATAGCGAATTGATTCGCCAAGGAAAAGTACGTGCTATTGGTGCTTCCAACTACAACGGATCTCGTTTGCTACAGGCGTTAGAAATCAGCCGCCAATATGGTTATCCTCGTTATGAAAGCCTCCAACCCCGTTATAATTTGTACGACAGAGATGATTATGAGCAGAACTTACAACAAATCTGCCAAGAACAAGGAATAGGCGTAATTAATTATTCTGCTCTGGCGAGTGGCTTTCTCTCTGGTAAATATCGCTCTGAAAAAGATTTATCTATTAGTCTGCGTGGTAATTCCGTCAAAAGATATTTAGAGCCTCGTGGTTTGCGGATTCTTGAAGCACTTGATCAAGTTGCCAAGACTTATAATTCTACACCGACGCAAATTTCTCTCGCGTGGCTCATCGCTAATCCCACTATTACTGCTCCTATCGTTAGTGCAACTACCATTGAGCAACTCAACGATGTCATCAAAGCTGTCAATCTTCAGCTAGATCAAGATGCTATTAACATTCTCAATCAAGCAAGTTCCGCCAACGCTTTAGTTTCATAA
- a CDS encoding sucrase ferredoxin: MSNFFCSDNTRQIGEDIIGSATDYQTYVLIECPQPWLANAFSSRWVPSNLQVLVEEVSKAKLPVRFLLIANDFTHKADYTTLLIYQKQEGLSHGYIKHEFKLSQIEQVADVAKKWLQGERPNSEIDTNITRDILVCTHGSYDKCCARYGNSFYFHANANTSQLGLENVRIWQSTHIGGHRFAPTAIDLPEGRYYGLLDQDVFQSILTRTGDIQNLKKVYRGWGILPPTIQVLERDLMLSHGWNWFNYKVAGKIIEQSLDNNTILGQLTFEQGSSQYTYQAELIKDHTRSIEVKSSCNANQTSKVVKYSVANLWLLTDNLLNFNLHSASVSGK; the protein is encoded by the coding sequence ATGAGTAATTTCTTTTGTTCAGACAATACACGACAAATAGGAGAAGATATTATTGGTAGTGCAACAGATTACCAAACGTATGTTCTTATTGAATGTCCCCAACCTTGGTTAGCAAATGCTTTTAGTTCTCGATGGGTTCCTAGTAATTTACAGGTTTTGGTAGAAGAAGTATCTAAAGCAAAATTACCAGTAAGATTTCTTTTAATCGCTAATGACTTTACCCATAAAGCAGACTACACAACTCTTTTGATTTATCAAAAACAAGAGGGTTTAAGTCATGGGTATATTAAGCATGAATTTAAACTATCTCAGATTGAACAAGTAGCTGATGTTGCTAAAAAATGGTTACAAGGCGAAAGACCAAATTCTGAGATAGATACAAATATAACTAGAGATATATTAGTTTGTACTCATGGCAGCTATGATAAATGCTGTGCTAGATACGGTAATTCTTTTTATTTCCATGCTAATGCTAATACTTCTCAGTTAGGTTTGGAAAACGTCAGAATTTGGCAATCGACTCACATTGGAGGACATCGGTTTGCACCGACAGCTATAGATTTACCAGAGGGTAGATACTATGGGCTTTTGGATCAAGATGTTTTCCAGTCTATTTTGACACGTACTGGAGATATCCAAAACTTGAAAAAAGTTTACAGAGGTTGGGGAATTTTGCCTCCGACTATACAGGTTTTGGAAAGAGATTTAATGTTAAGCCACGGCTGGAACTGGTTTAATTATAAAGTTGCAGGCAAAATTATAGAGCAAAGCTTAGACAACAATACTATCTTGGGTCAACTCACTTTTGAACAAGGTTCTAGTCAGTATACCTATCAAGCAGAGTTGATTAAAGACCATACCAGAAGTATTGAAGTAAAGAGTTCTTGCAATGCTAATCAAACTTCTAAAGTTGTCAAATATTCTGTTGCTAACCTTTGGTTGCTGACTGATAATTTATTGAATTTTAACCTACATTCGGCAAGTGTATCAGGGAAGTGA
- a CDS encoding TIGR03943 family putative permease subunit → MTKSQTPSKLLSWLDVLAITAWGVLLLRYWLTNKLNLLIHPNYFWLVIVTGIVLLIISFAKAQELWRLRPQAISSNSQHITLFAPGWGSSLLLTTAIVGFIITPQVFASDKALQRGVTDLLTTSRLQPQSFRASVRPEERSLVDWVRTINVYPEPDTYTGQKVKVQGFVIHPPELTKEYIFLAKFVLTCCAADAYPVGLPIKLGANQERYTPDTWLEVEGQMTTETLSGKRQVTIAATSLKKIPQPENPYSY, encoded by the coding sequence ATGACTAAATCTCAAACTCCTAGTAAACTTCTCTCTTGGCTTGATGTCCTGGCAATTACAGCTTGGGGAGTATTATTGCTGAGGTATTGGCTGACTAACAAACTTAATTTGTTGATTCACCCTAATTATTTTTGGTTAGTGATAGTCACGGGTATCGTGCTGCTGATTATTAGTTTTGCCAAGGCTCAAGAACTGTGGCGCTTACGTCCTCAAGCAATTAGCTCAAACTCTCAGCACATAACTTTATTTGCCCCTGGTTGGGGTAGCAGTTTGCTATTAACCACAGCGATTGTAGGTTTTATTATTACACCCCAAGTCTTCGCTAGTGATAAAGCCCTCCAAAGAGGTGTGACCGATTTATTAACCACCTCTCGCCTACAACCCCAATCCTTCCGCGCCTCAGTTCGTCCAGAGGAGCGATCGCTGGTAGATTGGGTACGTACCATTAATGTTTATCCCGAACCTGACACATATACAGGTCAAAAAGTCAAGGTGCAAGGGTTTGTCATCCATCCCCCAGAACTAACCAAAGAATATATCTTTCTGGCCAAATTCGTCCTCACCTGCTGTGCGGCTGATGCTTACCCTGTAGGTTTACCAATCAAATTAGGTGCTAATCAAGAACGCTATACACCCGATACTTGGTTAGAAGTGGAAGGACAAATGACCACAGAAACCTTAAGCGGTAAACGTCAAGTGACTATCGCCGCCACCTCATTAAAAAAGATTCCTCAACCAGAAAATCCATATAGTTACTAG
- the coaD gene encoding pantetheine-phosphate adenylyltransferase, whose translation MIAIYPGSFDPITLGHLDIIQRGSRLFEKVIVAVLRNPNKVPLFSVQERLEQIRIATQHLPNVEADGFDGLTVNYAQQRQAQVLLRGLRAISDFEVELQMAHTNKTLSTQIETVFLATSNEYSFLSSSVVKEIARFGGSVDHLVPPHVALDIHKCYSHHYQTTNLITMETATLPLQSMITEAPQESLQDQEV comes from the coding sequence GTGATTGCCATTTATCCTGGTAGCTTTGACCCAATAACACTAGGACACCTCGATATTATTCAGCGTGGTAGTCGTTTGTTTGAAAAAGTGATTGTTGCTGTATTACGAAATCCTAATAAAGTACCATTATTTAGCGTACAGGAACGCTTAGAACAGATCCGCATTGCGACTCAGCATTTACCTAATGTGGAAGCAGATGGTTTTGATGGGCTAACTGTCAATTATGCTCAACAGCGACAAGCACAGGTCTTATTACGGGGTTTACGGGCGATTTCTGATTTTGAGGTTGAGTTACAAATGGCTCATACCAATAAAACACTTTCTACTCAAATTGAGACAGTTTTTTTAGCAACATCAAATGAGTATAGTTTTTTAAGTAGTAGTGTGGTAAAAGAGATCGCAAGATTTGGTGGTTCAGTCGATCATCTTGTCCCTCCACACGTAGCTTTAGATATACACAAATGTTACAGTCACCACTATCAAACAACGAATCTAATTACAATGGAAACGGCTACGCTCCCTCTCCAGAGTATGATAACGGAGGCCCCCCAGGAGAGCCTCCAAGACCAGGAAGTGTAG
- the aspS gene encoding aspartate--tRNA ligase, producing MRTHYCGELRQENIGETVTLYGWVDRRRDHGGVIFLDLRDRSGIVQIVSDPQRTPDSYELANSLRNEYVVEITGRVTQRPDESLNTRIPTGEVEIYADQIVLLNGVRKQLPFQVSTADSESVREDLRLKYRYLDLRRDRMARNIQLRHQVVKAMRRYLEDVEGFIEIETPVLTRSTPEGARDYVLPSRVNPGEWFALPQSPQLFKQILMVAGMDRYYQIARCFRDEDLRADRQPEFTQLDMEMSFMSQEEIIQLNEKLVSYIFKTVKGVELPLPFPRLTYAEAMERYGSDKPDTRYDLQLVDISDVLKDSGFKVFRDAVANGGIVKILPIPNGNEQISNVRIKPGGDLFKEASEAGAKGLAYIRVREDGEIDTIGAIKDNLSEEQKQEILRRTGAKAGHLLLFGAGDAATVNKTLDRLRQAIAKEFGLIDPEKINLLWVVDFPMFEWNADEKRLEALHHPFTAPHPDDLHDLKTARAQAYDLVFNGFEVGGGSRRIYQRDVQEQVFENIGLSPEEAQNKFGFLLEAFEYGTPPHGGIAYGLDRLVMLLAGEESIRDVIAFPKTQQARCLLTDAPSSVDVKQMKELHVASTYKPKS from the coding sequence ATGCGAACTCACTATTGCGGCGAACTCCGACAAGAGAATATTGGAGAAACTGTTACCTTATATGGCTGGGTAGACCGTCGCCGCGATCATGGGGGCGTGATATTCTTGGATTTACGCGATCGCTCTGGAATTGTCCAAATTGTCAGCGATCCGCAACGCACCCCAGATTCCTACGAACTGGCAAACTCTCTGCGTAATGAATACGTTGTGGAGATTACAGGTAGGGTAACACAACGTCCTGATGAATCACTCAATACCCGCATCCCTACAGGCGAGGTGGAAATCTACGCTGATCAAATCGTGCTGCTAAATGGCGTGCGGAAACAGTTACCTTTCCAAGTTTCCACCGCCGATAGCGAGTCAGTGCGCGAAGATTTGCGGCTGAAGTATCGTTACTTGGACTTGCGGCGCGATCGCATGGCACGTAACATACAACTACGTCATCAAGTTGTGAAAGCGATGCGGCGCTATCTAGAAGACGTAGAAGGTTTTATCGAAATTGAAACCCCAGTCCTCACCCGTTCCACCCCAGAAGGCGCACGGGATTATGTTCTTCCCAGCCGTGTTAACCCAGGTGAATGGTTTGCTTTACCTCAATCACCACAGCTATTTAAGCAGATTCTCATGGTAGCTGGGATGGATAGATATTATCAAATCGCCCGATGCTTCCGCGATGAGGACTTACGCGCCGACAGACAGCCAGAATTTACGCAATTGGACATGGAAATGAGTTTCATGTCCCAGGAAGAAATTATCCAACTCAATGAAAAGTTAGTTAGTTATATCTTCAAAACTGTCAAAGGTGTTGAGTTACCCCTTCCCTTTCCCCGGCTTACCTACGCCGAAGCAATGGAACGCTACGGTAGCGATAAACCCGATACCCGCTATGATTTACAACTAGTTGACATTTCTGATGTGCTGAAGGATTCTGGTTTTAAGGTATTCCGGGATGCTGTTGCCAATGGTGGTATTGTCAAAATTCTCCCCATTCCTAACGGTAACGAGCAAATTTCTAATGTGCGTATTAAGCCGGGTGGAGATTTATTTAAGGAAGCCTCTGAAGCTGGTGCAAAAGGTTTAGCTTATATCCGTGTACGTGAAGATGGGGAAATTGACACCATCGGCGCAATTAAAGATAACCTCAGCGAAGAACAGAAACAGGAAATCTTACGGCGCACAGGTGCAAAAGCTGGACATTTGCTGTTGTTTGGTGCTGGTGATGCGGCGACAGTAAATAAAACTTTGGATAGATTGCGACAGGCGATCGCCAAAGAATTTGGTTTAATTGATCCAGAGAAAATTAACTTACTGTGGGTTGTAGATTTCCCCATGTTTGAGTGGAATGCAGACGAAAAGCGTCTAGAAGCACTCCATCACCCATTCACCGCACCCCACCCCGATGATTTACACGACTTAAAAACAGCTCGCGCTCAAGCTTATGATTTAGTATTTAATGGCTTTGAAGTCGGTGGCGGTAGTCGGCGGATATATCAACGCGATGTTCAAGAACAAGTGTTTGAAAACATCGGTTTGTCTCCAGAAGAAGCACAAAATAAATTTGGTTTCCTCCTAGAAGCTTTTGAGTATGGTACACCGCCTCATGGTGGTATTGCATACGGTTTAGATCGGTTGGTGATGCTACTAGCTGGCGAAGAATCAATTCGTGATGTCATCGCTTTTCCGAAGACACAACAAGCACGCTGTTTGTTGACAGATGCACCTTCTAGTGTAGATGTCAAGCAAATGAAGGAATTACACGTTGCATCGACTTACAAACCAAAGTCTTAG